The stretch of DNA ttgtggcgtacaaagacttatcaaatatttacaagttatctgatccacgtgtcccatttcgactggtccacgtattttggacgaattcaggggcaacagtaTATAAGTAAAAACTATTACAAATGgaaaatttgatattttatgcttacatttggttaaataatttttcctaaACACATAATAATTAGggttatttgcggcaaaacttCCTAAAGTAGGTAGGTTTTTGCAACTAACtcccaattctaaaattttggtggtaaaacctccTAAACCTAGCTTCTGTTAGCAGTTAGCCCTTTTCGTCCATTTTTGGGTGTTAAGTGACATGTTGGAATGTCTACGTGTACACaatgtacacgtggcacaatttaattagtccacgtaataaatatttaaaattaaaatataaaaattaattattttaaaaataaaaataaaaaaaatatttttatttaaaaataaaaaattaaaaattaaatttttttttcacatttttttttctttttttttttcttttctttctcttttctttcttcacgcctccttcttctctctctaaccCCAGCCAACtcctcatcatcatcttcttcatctttgAAACGCTAGCCCCCATAATCAGCCCCATCAAACCCCATCTTTCCCTAATCCTCGCTTCCCTCAGCAAACCTCTATAGACAACCTTCCTCAACTCGCCATGCAGACAAATATCAGCAGCCACCATGGCTCTCAAGACCTTCAAAGCCTTAAGAACCATCCCACTCATGCAAAACCCATCAACCAAAATCCCACAAAACTTTTCCACAAGCTTGAATGGGGAACCCGACCTCACCATCCAATTAAAAACCTTGATGGCCTCTTTGAGCTTGCCCTTTCTGAAGTAGGCAGCGACAAGCGTGTTGTTGATGGGCGCCACATGGTGTTGGGACATTGGGCTGCGTCTAAGGCGGGTGAGGAGGGACATGGGCATGGCGATGTCCGATTGGGAGGCAAGGGAGTCGAGGAGGGCAGAAAGAGAGATGGCATCGAGAGGTGGATTTGTAAGGAGGGCGGTGATGGCGAGGTGGGTCGCAGTGTTGAGTTGGTTCGAGAGACAGAGACGAGGGAGGAGGAGGTTGATCTCAGTGAGCTCATCTTGGGTTAGAAGAGTGTGTTGATCAGTGACTGgctttgaagaagaagatgatgatgatggggaGTCGGCTGgggttagagagagaaagaaaataaaaaaaaaagaaaaagaaaaagaaaaaaaattttaattttaaaattttttatttttaaataaaaatatttttttattttttatttttaaaataattaatttttatattttaattttaaatatttattacgtggactaattaaattgtgccacgtgtacattGTGTACACATAGAGATTCCAACCTGTCACTTAACACCCAAAAATGGACGGAAAGGGCTAACTGCTAACAGAAGCTGGGTTTAggaggttttaccaccaaaattttagaattgggggttagttgcaaaaatCTGCCTACTttagggggttttgccgcaaataaccctaataattaatatttgtaaGATATGACAACTTTTATAATATTCCTAAAATATATCCCATTTACATCACCCTCATTTACACAATCGGACCCCACATCAGAcacaatcggacccatcggaccccccaTCGGATCAACGTCTTCTACCTCGCAAACTCACAGTTTCATTCGACCCTATCGGACCCCATAAGACCTATCCCTCAATCTAACAAAATCTATCTTTAACACTAAAATCacaaacaaaatcaataaaaaaaataaaaaacggtGGTGGTGCTTCGGTGGTGGTGCGTCGTGGGTATCGTGGGTCGGTGGTGGTGCGCCGTGGGTCAGTGAGGGAGCGTCGTGGGCCGGTGGGTCTCCTCCGTGTGAGTGTGGTTGACGTTTGGGACGATTTGGGGTTTCGATCGGGGTTGGGATGGCTAAGTTGGGGCGATATGGGGTTGGGACGACTGGATTTAGGTTGGGCGAACAGAGAGAATGGGTGTGGAATTTTGAGCGGGGTAGTTTTGGGATTTAAATAAAGTGAGCCTATTCTAACAATTACCTATAGTTTAAGCTTTCCTAACTAATTAACCCTTAAAATCatgcataaaaaatcaaatttcccttacaAATAAATTACCAACCCATCTCTCCAAGACAATACATGATGACATTGACCATTTCCGAGTCCCATCTCCCATTCCTTGTGTCTGTTTATCAATGCTTAACAAGTAACAACACTCTACTTTCCCAAGCTACGTACGACCATCATGACCTCAGCCTAATCGACAAGCTCAAACCAAAACTAATAATCAACATTTTTATGAGAGGGTGAAGTTAAAAATAACGAAAGTTAGTGAGAATTGATCCAAAACATTATGTAAGTGTCATATGTACACATTTCTAGCTATGGATATTTTCTACTTTAATGAAAGTTTAGAAGATGGTGTGATTTTACTCCAAGAAGATGGTGAGAGAGAAATTAGGCTGTAAATTTCATAGTAAAAtccaaaacaatttaatataaagAAAGAATTACAATCATAAAAAACGATACCAACCAATTCAAGGGGATACATACATAAATTCATATACACTACATGAAATGATGTTTCATCACCAAAACTCCTTTTGTCATTTCAAAAGTTGCTTCAAATGGGAGATATCATGAATATTTAATCCTCGCTTCACAAAACTTAGATACTCCCTTGCAAGAATGGGCCTTGAACTTAGAAAATGCCCTTATATACTAATCAATTTTCTATGCTAAAAGGTTTCACGTTACCAAAATGGCTGCCACT from Cannabis sativa cultivar Pink pepper isolate KNU-18-1 chromosome 2, ASM2916894v1, whole genome shotgun sequence encodes:
- the LOC133034374 gene encoding uncharacterized protein LOC133034374, with product MGDGTRKWSMSSCIVLERWVADSPSSSSSSSKPVTDQHTLLTQDELTEINLLLPRLCLSNQLNTATHLAITALLTNPPLDAISLSALLDSLASQSDIAMPMSLLTRLRRSPMSQHHVAPINNTLVAAYFRKGKLKEAIKVFNWMVRSGSPFKLVEKFCGILVDGFCMSGMVLKALKVLRAMVAADICLHGELRKVVYRGLLREARIRERWGLMGLIMGASVSKMKKMMMRSWLGLEREEGGVKKEKRKKRKKKRKKNVKKKFNF